The following nucleotide sequence is from Hevea brasiliensis isolate MT/VB/25A 57/8 chromosome 7, ASM3005281v1, whole genome shotgun sequence.
GGCTCGCGAGAAGCACATCGAGAAGCAGAAAGCTGCCGCCAAGGGTATATTGTTCACTCTGTTTTCTTTTCTTTGGAGAATTACATGAAGTAGAATAAAGAAAGATATTAGACcctaaatttcctttttttttggggggggattgataattattgattttgattttctgCGGTTTGATATATTCAGGAAGCCAATTAGAATCAAACAAGAAAGCCATGAATATCCAGGTAATCCACTCTCTATTTGATTTGGTCTATTTTCATGGTTTTATATGCAGATTCAAATGTGTATATTTATAGAAATTACGGATATATatgttttgtgtgtgtgtgtgtgtgtgtgtgtgtgtgtgtgtgtgtgtgtgtgtatatatagttTTTTAGGCTGATTTTAAATGAATTGTGGaaagttagttttttttttaataattttttaatgataTTGGCGCCAAAAGCTGGAGGTTTAGTTCACGGGTAAGCTTATTGCTTGCCATGGTCCATTCCGGACCATTACCTGCAGTTCTGGTTTGTGGTTCAACCAAACCTGAACCAAGTTGAGAGGGCCATTCTTCACATTTATGGTTTAGTTTCAGTTTTTGTTTCAATTAATCCGGATTGAGGCAATCGAATGtttgaaataatatttaattttttattttttaactcgTGGTTCAAACCAGACCCCATGTGGAACCGCCAGTTTCAATGGACAGAGACTCTTGTCCTCCTTTGGGTCTGGGTTGAGTTTGGGAACCATTGACCAATTTTGGACCCTACTTTGATCATGGCCAACTCTAGGTGAGCTTTTTTTCCCCATGAGTTGGAAGTGGCGAATTTGAAGTTTGTAGTgtgtttgaatttatttttttgaacctGTTACCCTGTAATTTTGTGGATTATTGTTTGTATATACTATCAATTTTATACCATTTGTCCACCTTACATTATAAGCTGGCAAAATAGTATAGAAACGGCATTATGTGACAAAAATTCATGGATGTATATTGATTATCATGGATAAGACTTGAATGATGGATGGGATGATTGAGGTAATCAAGATGGCTGTATGAGTAGGATGACGGAGGCGGTATCCtacatttttttatttgaatttcaaATTCTCTATCCAAATGCATCCTGAAGTAATGGCAGGGAATGAAATTGGGTCTGACTATTTTGATAATCTCACATAGTGTATGATTTATACATGAACTAAGTTAAGTTCATGGAAAATGAGTCTTCTGCATTGTGTGTGACATATTTATGGAATCATCTTGTGATGGTGGTGAACTTTGAATGCAGTGCAAGGTTTGCATGCAGACTTTCATGTGCACAACGTCAGAGGTGAAGTGCAAGGAACATGCTGAAGCAAAGCATCCTAAATCTGATCTATACGCTTGCTTCCCTCATCTCAAAAAGTGAGTGGAATTTCACAAAATGCCATTTGGAGGCGGTAGATCAATCTTCACTTTGTTACAAGCAGTATGATGCATCTGTTTGTGCTTGCTTGTTTGAGAAAAACACAGCTTGATACTATTGCCTTTTATATTAAAACCTGTTAATGAGCGAATGGCAAAATTGGCATATTTCATGGTTTCAGACTTCACGGACTTGATCATGAAAGAGCTACCTTACCAGATAATAACGTAAACTGAGTCGTTTTATATAATTTTTGCTTTTGACACACCAAGCAATCACAGCTCAAACTGCAAAGGCTTTTTTGAGCGTATGCCTGTAATGAATTCCAGTTCTTGTTGCTAGTCATGGCAATGGTTCTGAATTGGAACACTCCAATTCGGATTGAATCAATCGAATGCAGATTGACTAAAATGGGCCATAAACCGGATTGAAATTACATTgtacaaaattgatttttttaataaaaaaaaaataaccatTGAATTTTATCAAAATCcgacaaaatcacatcaaactgaaACTGAAACCAGAGTAAACATTTGGTCCTGTCTTAGTTAGCCCTAAATCTTGAACTGGATCTGGTGGATCTGGCTATATCTACTTGCTACCAGAGGGAAGTACTTGCAATTCTGCACCAAAAGTGACGATCAATAACTTAAAACCAGATGATTGATTAAATTGTTTAAGCTATGCTAATGAGTAACAAATATTTATTCAGTGGTTGAATCGTCCGCAAAATAACCCTTATTCTTCCATCTCATTATTTTTCATTAACATTTGTTGGTCTAAACCTGAAAATTTTCAGCGGTGTCTTGCATCTCTAAAGATCAAAACAAGCCAAGGTTGATTAACGGTATACAATGATTGTACTAAGGAAAGATAAGGATAATATATTTTCATCTTTCTCTCTACTTAATAGACTGCACTAGCTAATACTAAAATCATATACATCTACCGACCTTAAATTAAAAAGGCAGAGCCAAATTTGACGACTTACGCCGTGGTGCCACACAATTTCACTTTTGCTAAGATGGCAGCTCCGATGAATATGATCATAGAAGAATTTTTTGTGCAATCAAGTTGGAAATGTCAACCGAGCATGTTAATGCAATTAAACTTCATCATAGCATCCGCAATAATAACCTTACATGATAAGGAAATGGGAAAAAATTAGGCGAGCTAATGTTGACTGCAATTTTGGCATTGTATAAAAACAAGTGAGCACTGCTAAATTTTAAAGCCACATAAGAAATTGCATGTGAAATGAAAATTCACATATTGGTTTCTCACAAAGTAAATTCTCATAAAAATACAAGTCATAACAACAAGATAACATTATATTCTTTCTCAAACAAGTGACAGATCACTGCAGTAAAAATCCATACACAATCTTTAACTGCCTGCAATTAACAAAAGACAACCACAATTGTTTTATGCACTAGATAATCAGAAGGATGATACATCCGCCCATGTAATGGCCTACTGTGTCCGCATTCTGCTACTTTCTGCAGCCCTCACTTGTGAAAAATATGGATGTGCCTGCACCACCACAAACAGCAACTAGAAAATGTCAGTGTACCCAAAACTACAAAGACCTGCTTATCCCATAAACTTCAAGCCGAGAAGGGAAACAAGGCAGTTTGTTCTAGCTTTCTCAAAAGAAAGATAAGGTGACATCACTAGAAAGACTGTTAGCAACCAGAGGTAACTAATTACTTAAAACATTTATGCCATAAATTAGCATTATGGcgaagaatagttataaataggTGACTCGCTCCAATCTCCCACAGCTAGCCCTGGAAATTTCCTGCTGTCCACTACGCACTTTACTTGCACTATGGCAGGCGTTGGTTGTTAAGTCATGCCATTCTATATGCTAGATGGATATAATGACTACCTTTTCTCTTCCTATCATGCTGACCATTCAAAGGTTAAGGATAGGAGGGTGCTACACATAGTCATTGTCCCTGATTTACCAGCCACCCACttacacaaaagaaaaaaaaaaaaaaagggggggtgGGGTGGGGTGTGGGGTTTGGGGGGGTTAATACACACAAGTGACATGCCCAAAATTAATTACCATTGCTTCTCTTGCAGTTAGCCTGTCATTATGATCATACCGAAGGAGCTTATCAAGAAAATCAATGGCCTGCATGTCAGAAGAAACCACACAAGAACAACAACCATATTAAGGCTACTGATGCCAGGTTAAAAGCTACATATTGAACAGGCATAATATAAGAAACCTCTGGAGAAACCAGATGCTGATTGTCTGCATTAATAAATTTGGACCAGGGCTTTCTACTGTGCCTGCCGCGTAGAAAACAACATATTAGTTCAAGTTGACTACAGGTCTCCAGCTATAGGTTTGGTTTACAGGACTTGATATATGATACAATTTAAACTGCAACACCGTTTAATAAAATTCATAATCATGCTGGAGAAGAAAATCAGACATGACAAACCTCCCAACAAGTGCATCAAGTTGAGGATCAAGCTCTAAGTGATATTTATTCAGATATGCATTCAATTCATCAGTTCCAAGTACCTGAAATCACCTTAAAATCAGGCAGTGGTCATGTGGAATCAATTATTTTCACAATTTTCAGGCAATTAATTTTTGCCAACAAACACAGGAATCAGCATTACCCTCGCAATTTTCACAAGCTGATCATGGTTGTCATGGCCATAAAAGAATGGCTCTTTTCTAAATATCTGGCATCGAGTACAGGCACAAATAGCATTAGAAGATAATAAAAAGGGGCTAATTGAAGGCATCAAATATGTATGCTTCGCTTACCATTCCTGCAAACATGCAACCAAGGCTCCACATGTCTAAAGAATAATCATAGTCTTGTAAATCAACTAGAAGCTCAGGACCCTTAAAATATCTGAGAAACAGCGAAAGAAAATTCAATTTTTCTGCAAGGATGAAACCATAACCATATTATCACTAATAAACATATTATAAAAATGGAATAAAGCTCATTATAAACATTAAATAAGTCGGCCAATGAATAAATGACACGTATAAGCACATGAAACACTCGTACCCACGCCGTCCATGAGATCAGTGTATATGATGACATATGCACATACGATTAAGAAAGGGGTCATAGGGTCCTTAGGACCCAATAGGCATTCGTAACCACCATAAGTATATCCTAGGGCTATATTTGGTCTTATCCTAATAGAAGGAGATT
It contains:
- the LOC110665132 gene encoding uncharacterized protein At2g23090, with product MGGGNGQKAKMAREKHIEKQKAAAKGSQLESNKKAMNIQCKVCMQTFMCTTSEVKCKEHAEAKHPKSDLYACFPHLKK